GAGGCCGCCCGCGCAGTGCCCGGGGTGGCCTCGCCGGTGGGCCCGGGACTGCCTGGTGTCACCGACTTGGGTCCGGCCGCGCTGCCGGCCGCCCCTCCCCTGCCGAACGCGGCGCTTCCGCCGGGTCCCGGCCTGCCTGACATCGGCACGCCTTACATCGGCACGCCGAACCTCGGGATCCCCGGCCTCGGCCTGCCCGGGGTACCGAACCTGGCCAACGGACCTGCCGCGGTCGGCACGGCCACCTCGGTCGTGAACGGCATCCTGGGGATCGGAGGCACCATCGCCGGCGTCACGACGTCCAGCGCGCTGGCGGTCACATATGTGGTGCTCGCCTACAACGCCTTGCAGTCCTCGGGCATCCTGCCGCAACTCAACTCAACCGCCAACACGATCGGCTCAATGCTGTTTCCCTCGGGGCTGCCCTCGGTCGGTTTGCCGACTTTGAGTCTGCCGGGCCTGCCGGCGCTGTCGGGGGTGTCGCCGGCGGGCCTGATCGCGCTGGCGGGGGTGGGCGGTCTGCCAAACCTGAGCTTGCCGAGTCTGCCGGGAGTGTCGCCGACGAATCTGCTGGGGCTGGCGGCCGCCGGCCTGCCCGGTCTCCCCGGCGTGTCACCCACCGATGTGGTGGCCCTGGCGGCCGGTGGTTTGCCGCAGTTGGCGTCCGCTCTGCCCGGTCTGCCGGCGCTGCCGGGCGTGGATCCGGCGATGCTGGCCGCGGCACTGCCGGCGCTGGCGGCAGGTCTGCCGGGAGGCCTTCCGGCGGTTGACCCGGCGATGCTGGCCGCGGCACTGCCCGCACTGACCGCCGGTGGTCTGCCGGCGCTGCCGGGTGGTCTGCCGGCGCTGCCGGGTGGTCTGCCGGCGCTGCCGGGTGGTCTGCCGGCGCTGCCGGGCGGTCTGCCGGCGCTGCCGGGTGGTCTGCCGGCGCTGCCTCCGCCGCCACAGCTGCCGACCATCCAGGGGCCCCCCATTCCCCCGCACCCGCAGCTGTGCACCCCGACAATCGGTCCCATCGGAAGTTCCTGCACACCCTGACCAGGACCGGGACTTACCGGTCGCAAGGTTTTTCTAGGGCGCCGCGCCGGTTTCACGGCGGGCCAGCAGGACCGCATCGTAGAGCTGACGTGAGCGCACGCCCTGATGCGCCGCGGCCACCTCACTGCAGGCGTCCTTGACGCGAATACCGGCCGCGACCAGGGTCTCGACCTCCTCGACGAGCGACTGCAGGTCGGCGTACGGGGTCGCGCCGGCGCCGGCGAGTACCACGGTGATCTCGCCGAGCACGCCGCCGGTCGCCCAGTCCGCCAACTCGTCGAGAGATCCACGCACCACTTCCTCATGCACCTTGGTCAGCTCCCGGCAGACCGCGGCCGGACGCGCCCCGCCGAGCTGGTCGACGGCATCGCGCAGACATGCGGCCAGCCGTCTCGGGGATTCGAAAAACACGCAGGTGCGCTGCTCGTCGGCAAGCGAGGCCAGCCACGCCCGCCGCGCCGCCCCCTTGCGCGGAGCGAACCCCTCGAAGCAGAACTTGTCCGACGGCAGGCCGGACACCACCAGCGCGGTTGTCACCGCCGACGGCCCGGGCAAGCAGGTCACCGTAATCCCGGCATCGATACAGGCCGCGACCAGTCGATATCCCGGATCGTTAATCACTGGCAATCCTGCGTCGCTGACCACCAGCACCGTGGCGCCGGCTTGCATCGCGTCGACCAGCGCCGTCACCCGCAACGCCTCGACCCGGTCGAACAGGCTCACCACCCGCCCGCTGATCTCGACGTCAAGCGCCCTGGCCAATGTTTTCACCCGGCGGGTGTCCTCGGCCGCCACCACGTCGGCACCGGCCAACGCGTCGATCAGGCGTGGCGACGCATCCGCGGGCTGGCCCAACGGAGTGGCGCCGAGCAACAGGCGGCCGGAACTCATGACGGACAGCCTACGATCGAGCTGATGACCGCCCCGCCCCAACAAACTTCCGGCCTGGCCGAGGAGCGTGCGGTATCCGTCATCAGCCCCGGGCCGCGGGTGCCGATCGCCGATTTCGGACCGATAGACCGGATGCGTGGCTGGATTGTCACCGCCGTGATCACGCTGCTCGCCGCGGTGACCCGGTTATTGAACCTCGGCTCGCCGACCGATGCCGGCACTCCGATCTTCGACGAGAAGCACTACGCCCCCCAGGCCTGGCAGGTGCTGCATAACCACGGCGTCGAAGACAATCCCGGCTTCGGACTGGTCGTCCATCCTCCGGTCGGCAAGCAGATGATCGCGATCGGCGAGGCGCTGTTCGGTTACACCGGGTTCGGGTGGCGGTTCAGCGGCGCGGTGCTGGGCATCGTTCTGGTGGCGCTGGTGACCCGGATCGTCCGGCGGATCACCCGCTCGACCCTGGTCGGGGGAATCGCCGGCGTGCTGCTGATCTGTGACGGGGTCAGCTTTGTCGCCGCGCGCACCGCGCTGCTGGACGGCTTCCTGACGTTCTTTGTGGTCGCGGCTTTCGGCGCGTTGATCGTCGACCGCGATCAGGTTCGCCAACGCATGCACGTCGCCCTGACACAGAACCGGGTCGCCGAGACGGTGTGGGGACCACGGCTGGGGGTGCGCTGGTGGCGGTTCGGCGCCGGGGTACTACTCGGATTGGCCTTCGCGACCAAGTGGTCCGGTCTGTACTTCATGGCGTTCTTCGGTGCGATGTCGTTGGCGTTCGACGTGGCGGCGCGCCGCCAGTACCAGGTGCCGCGGCCGTGGTTGGGGACGCTGCGGCGCGATCTGTTGCCTACCGGATACGCGCTGGCGCTCATTCCGTTCACGGTTTACCTGGCCAGCTACGCCGGCTGGTTCGCCTCCGAGACCGCGATCGACCGCCACCAGGTAGGTCAGACGATCGGCCCGGACAGCGTCATCCCGCTGCCCGACGCGGTTCGCTCGCTGTGGTACTACACCGCCAAGGCATTCCACTTCCATGCGACGCTGACGAATTCGGCCGGCAACCATCACCCGTGGGAGTCCAAGCCGTGGAGTTGGCCGATGTCGTTGCGGCCGGTGCTGTATGCCATCGACCAACAAAACGTAGCGGGCTGCGGTGGCCAGTCGTGCGTCAGAGCCGAGATGCTGGTCGGCACTCCGGCCATGTGGTGGCTGGCGGTGCCGGTCCTGGTGTATGCCGGCTGGCGGATGTTCGTCCGGCGGGACTGGCGCTATGCGGTGGTGTTGGTCGGCTATTGCGCCGGCTGGCTGCCGTGGTTCGCCGACATCGACCGGCAGATGTACTTCTTCTACGCCGCGACCATGGCGCCGTTTCTGGTGATGGCCATCGCGTTGATTCTCGGCGACATCCTCTACCAACCCGGTCAGAACCGGGAGCGGCGCACCCTGGGGCTGATCGTGGTGAGTTGTTATGTCGCTTTGGTGGTGACCAACTTCGCCTGGCTTTTCCCGATACTCACCGGCCTGCCGATCTCACAGCAGATCTGGAACCTGGAGATCTGGCTGCCCAGCTGGCGATGAGCCTTATCTGGCGGTGGCATTGGCGTGCCGACTCGAAGCCCCACCCAAGGTCCGCCTGCGATGCGCGCCAATTTGCCGGTAGCCGGTTACGACGGTGACTGCCCGGTCATTGCGACGTTGAAACTTCCGCACCGCGGCGTGAAATCGCCTATCAACAGTATGAGACAACCGGCTATTACCTAGTAGAGTTGTTCAGGACAATAGTATTTCGCGGCTATCACGGCAAATCGGGATGCAGTCTCCAAATCAATTGGCGGATTCTGGATTTTCACCTGCTGGACAGCGCGCAGCCCTGATTCGCCGTGATGTAAGTTCGTGCACATCGCATGGGCGGACCCGACGGCGTGCTCTGGAGTTGAATACGTGATGCCGGCATCCTGCAGAGCAGCCAGGAAACCCACATCGCGACCGTCGCCGTCAACGCTCGCGTCGCCGAGCGCGGGCGCGGCGAGGCCGATCGTGGTGAAAATACCTATCAGTAGCCCCATGAGCAGTTTCACAGCTGTACCCATGTTCCTATACTTGGCGCGTGGGCGCCAAGCGCCTTTGCATGATGGCGCGGGTACGTGCCGATGTCGCCGATACCCGTAGCGTCGTCTCGATACAATGCCGGCGGCGAGCTGGCCGGCACGGAATCGCTGCGCTGACCGTGGATTCTGTGGCGCTTGCTCAGCCCTTTGCGACAAAAAGGATTCACTGTCGCCCGTAATGCGCTGGTCAATATCGTCATCTTCCCGCAAGCCATTTGTTTCATAAAGTCTTCTTCCCGACACGCAGCATGCCAATAGAGAACGCCAGTGGTCCAATATGTAATGCCTAACCATTGATAACCGCGAGCAATGATTAGTCCGCGCAATCGTCTGCCCGTCGCCGCCTCCGCGGCTTCCGCGAAGCGCTACAGCGCACTGGTTGCGAGTCGTCGACGCCGACTTTTGCGGTTTGCGCCAAGCCCCCGTGCTCCAAGGTCGGGGCGCCAAACAAACACCAGCTTGCCATTGTGGTGTTGTAGCGATAGTTGTTCTGCGGCAACGAATTTGACAAGGGCCAATCACACTCGGTCGTGCCGGCGGCGCGCAGTTGCCGAAGCAGGGCGGGTACGGGCGCCGGTGCGCAGCATTGCGACGCAGATGCCGCACCCTAAAGCGGGTCGCGGGCGGCCGGGCAGGACATGCAGCGCGGCCCGCCACGGCCGGTGCCCAGCTCCGAGCCCGCGATGGTCAGCACCTCGATGCCGGCAGCCTCCAACCGGGCGTTGGTCTGCGCGTTGCGCTCGTAGGCGACGACGACACCGGGGGCCAGTGCCAAGGTGTTGTTGCCGTCGTCCCATTGTTCGCGTTCGGCGACGACGGGGTCCAGGCCGGTGCCGATGACTCGCAGCTTGTCGATGCCCATCGCGTCGGAAGCAGCCCGCACAAATGGGGCCGCATCGCTGATCGCCACGCCTTTGGGCGAACGCTGGATGGTGAACGCCGACAGGTGCTCGACGACGGCGGCATACATCACCACGGTGTCGACGTCCACCATGGTGCACACGGTGTCCAGATGCATTTGCGCACGCTTCTGAGCAATCGGCACCGCGAGCACGGTGTGCGCAAGGTCGTCGTCAAACAGGCTGCGCGCCAAGGCTTCCGCGCCGGCCGGGCTGGTACGCTCGCCGACCCCGACGGCGACCACGCCGGGGGCCAGCAACAGCACGTCGCCACCCTCGACGGGAGCGGTGCGTGATTCGTAGGCCCGCCGCACCCCGGTGAACCGCGGGTGATGGGCATAGATGATGTCGGTCAACGATGCCTCACGAACCCGCGCCCGCAACGCCAGCGACGGGATGACCACCCGCGGACCGATCCAGATCGACGAGTCGCGGGTGAACACCAGGTTCGGTAATGGGTCGATGACGAAATCCCCGCCATGGTGCATGCGGACCACCAGCGACACGTCGGTCCGGATATCGGACGGCAGCTCGTTGAACGTCATCCCCGCCGTCAGCACATGCGCCAGCCGAACCGGGTCCAGACTACGCAAATACGCCGAGAGCTGTTGCGCCAGTGGCAATCCAAGCCGGCGCGCGTCAACCGCGGCGGCGACACCCTGCATCCTGGCGGCCCCGCTGTCCAACGCCTCGGTCAGCAGCTGCGACAGCAGCAATACCTCCACCCCGCGCGAGCGCAGCAGTTCGGCGAACTCGTCATGCTCCTCCTGCGCGCGCGACACCCAGGGCAGCCCGTCGAACAGCAGCTGGTCGCTGTTGCGCGGGGTGAGCCGGCGCAGTTCGGTACCGGGGCGGTGCAGGATGGCGACCCGTAACGTGCCCACCTCGGAATTGGATCCCAACTCGACGCCCACAGCTCAAACCGTAGCCGTGGCCAGCGCGCAGGCGCCGTATACCCGTTCCTCGAACTGGTGTGCGATAAACTTGCGGTCGTGGCGTTAGCGATTCAGGGCTCGCTGTTCGAGCACAACGAGCGGAGACAACTCGGCAACGGCGCCTTCATCGACATCCGCGCGGGCTGGCTCCACGGTGGCGATGACCTGCTGGCGACGCTGCTGGCCAATGTGCCGTGGCGCTCCGAACGGCGCCAGATGTACGACCGCGTGGTCGACGTGCCGCGCCTGGTCAGTTTTCACGACCTGACCGTCGAGGACCCGCCGCATCCGCAACTCACGCGAATTCGCCGGCGCCTCAATGACATCTACGGAGGTGAGCTGGGTGAGCCGTTCACCACCGTCGGCCTGTGCTACTACCGGGACGGCTCCGACAGCGTCGCCTGGCATGGCGACACCATCGGCCGCAGCAGCACCGAGGACACCATGGTGGCGATCGTCAGCCTCGGCGCCACCCGGTCCTTTGCGCTGCGCCCGCGCGGCGGCGGAACCTCGTTGCGATTTCCGCTGGCACATGGGGACCTGCTGGTGATGGGCGGATCGTGTCAGCGCACCTGGGAACATTCGGTGCCCAAGACGTCGGCGCCCACCGGCCCGCGGGTCAGCATCCAGTTCCGGCCCCGCGACGTGCGCTAGCGGCCGGTGTCAACCCCGGATCGCGGCCACCGCTTTGACGAGCAGGTCGCGGGCACGCTGGACATCGACTGGGGCGACCGGCTGATTGGGAACCACCAGCGGGTTGGCGATCACGTTGACCTGGTAGTAACCGAACTGCGCCGAGTAGTCGTAGAGTTCGCCGGTGCGCGCCGACCCGTCGACCAGCGCCTGCAGCACGCGGTGCACACCGAGCGTCTGGGCGCCGTCGATGTGCGGCGTGGCGACCACCTCGATGCCGCCGCGCACCTGTGCCCCGGAGAAGGCGATCCGGCCGCATTCCTTGCCGGGGTCGTTGAACGGCAGCTGTTGGGAGGTCTCCACCGCGATCACCACGAACCGGTTGCCGTTGCCCTCGGCCGAGACCGCCGCCATGTTGCCCTGCACGCCGGGCGGCATCTGCGGCCCCAGGGCCGCCTTGGCGCAGTTCGCCGGATCGAAACTCAGGCCGTCGGGCAGCTTGCGGGCCGCGAAGAACTGCGGATCGATAGCCCTGGGCGGGACGTCGTTGACAGTGAACCCGGGTCCGAAGCTGGACTTGACGTCGATGACCTTGGCGATGTCGGCCTTTGTCGACTGGGAGGCACCCGGCGAACAACCGACCAGCAAGCACACCGCTGCCAGCGCCAGTACCACCTTCGACATCGTGGCCACCCTACCCAACGGGGATGCTCAGCCGCGTACCGCCGACACCGTTTTGACCAGCAGATCGGCGGCAAACTGCGGTGGCAGCGGGGGAAGCATTGACCCGGGGTCGGTGGTCAGCGTGGTGAACGCGTAGTAGTCACCCAGGTAGGCCACGAAAGTATAGGTGCGCGAATCGATTTCGGTACCAGACTCCACGGATGTACGAACGTCTGCCACCATGGCCGCGGTTTCGGCACCGTCGATGCGTGGCGGGTCGGACAGACGGATGCTGGCCGTGGTGTGCCCGTCGGACATCGTCCACTGCGCGCAGCCCGCAACCAGTCCGGCGGCCGGGGAAAGCGGACCCGGCGGAGCCGAAACCACGATGGCGTCGACAATGCCACCCGCGCCAGAGCCGGATACGCCCTGCGCGGACTGGCCGCGGCCGCCGGCCGGGTCGGCGAGTATCGCGCATTGGGCGGGCACGGTGATCGCAGTGGCACCAAGACCCCAGACCACTCGCGGTGCTGCCCCGGCGGGAATGTCTTTGGTCACCTCGTAGCCGGGCGGCAACTCACGGCTGAGTCTTTTGATGTTGGCCGGGTTGACGGTCGCGCGATGAGCCGGCGGTGAGGTATGGGTCGGTGCGGTCACCGGCGCCGGCGATTGCGCACATGCGGCCGCCAGCACCGTCGCCATCGCGCCAATCCACCACGGCCGCAAGGTCGCCGGCCCTCAGCTCACGGCCTCGATCACCTGGCGGGCCACTCCCCTGATCTGCTCGGCCAGCTCGCGCCCGAAGCCCAGATCACGCGGGCCGGGCACGTCGATGACCGTGGTGATGACCCCGATGTCCTCGCGCTGCCAGATCGCGCCGTAGCGGTCCATGATGGTGCGCATCGGCACGTTGTCCGAAAGCATCCGCGCGGAGAACCTCTCGACGCCGCCGACGCGGGCGGCGACGGACAGCGCGCCGATCAGAAAGCTGCCGATCCCCCTGCCCTGATAGGCGTCGGCGACGGTAAACGCGATTTCGGCGACCGTCGGATCATGTTCGTCACGGATGAAACGCGCGTCGGCCACGGGATCGACGCCGTCGATCATCACCCACACGAAGTGGTCGACGTAGTCCACCTCGGACAGGTAGTGCATCATCGCCGCGTCGGGGACCCGGGCCGACATGAACCGGCGGTAGATCGTCTCGCTGGAGAAGTGGACGTGCCCGTGTACGGTGCGCTCGCTGTCGCCGGGCAGCACCGGGCGCAGCAGCAGTGGGGTGCCGTCGCGAACCCGTATCGGGACCGGGGTGATGAACGCGGCCAGGCGCTGGCGAACCGTGCGTACCAGCCGCTCCATGATCCCGGGGATGTTGACCATCCGGTCCAGGGCTTCGCTGCCACCGATCCAGCCGGCCAGCGGCTCGACGGTGGTGACCGTCGCGGTCCGCGGGATGTCACGCAACAAGGCGATTTCCCCGACGATCATGCCCGGCAGCGCCTGCTCGACGATCACCGCACCGTCGTCGCCGACATGGATGACCTCGGCACTACCCGCCGAGATGAGCAGGAAGGATACCGCCTGTTCACCCTGGCGCATCAGGACCTGGCCGGCCGGGGCACGCAGCGGAGCCAGCCGGGCAGCCAGTGGCAGCAGGTCATCGGCCGGACATCCCGCGAAGATGTCCATTCCGGCGAGCTCTGCTGTCCTAGCGCCGGTCAATTCGGCCATCCCGTCCAATCCGCCACAGCGCCAAGCCCGGCTCGCGGTCCGATCCGCCCCAGGCTATGGCGTCGGCCGCCGCTGCGGCAACACCGCACGGCGCAGACTAGCCTGACACCAGACAATTCAACCCCGGCCTCTCGGACCAAACCTGCGATGAACACCAGCCAGGATCCGCGCGAGTTGACCCGTGGTCTGCTCGCGGCGCCGGCGGTGCTGCGGCACGGCTTCCTCGACGTGCTCGGTGAGTCCACGAGTTCGCCCGTTCCAACGGTTGCGCAGAAGGCGATGAACAGCCGGTTCGTCGCGACCGTATATGAGCGGTTGTGGCGGCCGACGTCCTTCTACCTCGCCAGTGGTGTCACCACCCGCGGCGAGCAGCGCCGCGCGGCCACGGCATTGCGGCTATCGCGCGCCCACCGGTTGCTTGACGTGGCCTGCGGCCCAGGCAATTTCACCGCGCCACTGGCCCGGTGCCTGCCGGCCGGCGGCCTCGCGGTGGGATTCGACATCTCCGAACCGATGCTGACTCGTGCCGTGGTGGACAACTGCGGGCCGCAGACCTGCTACGTCCGCGGCGACGCGCGCACGCTGCCGTTCGGCGACCAAACATTCGATGCTGTCTGCTGTTTCGGCGCGCTGTACCTGATGCCCGAACCGTTCCGGGTCACCGGTGAAATGCTGCGGGTATTGCGGCCCGGCGGCCGGATCGCGATCCTGACCAGCTATGCCGGGCAAGCGGCGCCGGTTCGCAAGGCACTGACGGCAACAGCTGACTTGATCGGGCTGACCATGTTCGACGGGCACAGCTTCGTCGACCTGTTCTCCTCGGCCGGTCTGGTCGACATCGAGCAGCAGACACAGCGTGCGCTGCAGTTCGTCGCGGCCACCCGGCCCCGGTAAGGCCCGCCCCGGCGACCGGACGCAAAACCCGTCCAGCGCCGCGACTCGACAGCGCCACGCGGATACCAGCAAACCACCGGTGCAATCAGGGCCGGTTCACCAAAGACCTGGGCCGTTGGTTGCCAGGAACTCCGGAAACGCCCGGGCCTTGCGAAACGACGCACTGCTTGTGGCGAGCAACGCCAAAATCGGCGCCCGACACACCGGATTCGTGTCCCGGTTAATCGTCAGCGCAAATCTACCCTGAACCCAGCGTGCGCAGGGAGGACGTGGTGGTGAGTAGGCACCCGGTCGACGGGATGTCGCGGCGAGAGTTCATGGCCAGAATGGCCGCCGCAAGCA
The nucleotide sequence above comes from Mycobacterium pseudokansasii. Encoded proteins:
- a CDS encoding alpha-ketoglutarate-dependent dioxygenase AlkB, whose translation is MALAIQGSLFEHNERRQLGNGAFIDIRAGWLHGGDDLLATLLANVPWRSERRQMYDRVVDVPRLVSFHDLTVEDPPHPQLTRIRRRLNDIYGGELGEPFTTVGLCYYRDGSDSVAWHGDTIGRSSTEDTMVAIVSLGATRSFALRPRGGGTSLRFPLAHGDLLVMGGSCQRTWEHSVPKTSAPTGPRVSIQFRPRDVR
- the arcA gene encoding arginine deiminase; the encoded protein is MGVELGSNSEVGTLRVAILHRPGTELRRLTPRNSDQLLFDGLPWVSRAQEEHDEFAELLRSRGVEVLLLSQLLTEALDSGAARMQGVAAAVDARRLGLPLAQQLSAYLRSLDPVRLAHVLTAGMTFNELPSDIRTDVSLVVRMHHGGDFVIDPLPNLVFTRDSSIWIGPRVVIPSLALRARVREASLTDIIYAHHPRFTGVRRAYESRTAPVEGGDVLLLAPGVVAVGVGERTSPAGAEALARSLFDDDLAHTVLAVPIAQKRAQMHLDTVCTMVDVDTVVMYAAVVEHLSAFTIQRSPKGVAISDAAPFVRAASDAMGIDKLRVIGTGLDPVVAEREQWDDGNNTLALAPGVVVAYERNAQTNARLEAAGIEVLTIAGSELGTGRGGPRCMSCPAARDPL
- a CDS encoding GNAT family N-acetyltransferase; protein product: MDGMAELTGARTAELAGMDIFAGCPADDLLPLAARLAPLRAPAGQVLMRQGEQAVSFLLISAGSAEVIHVGDDGAVIVEQALPGMIVGEIALLRDIPRTATVTTVEPLAGWIGGSEALDRMVNIPGIMERLVRTVRQRLAAFITPVPIRVRDGTPLLLRPVLPGDSERTVHGHVHFSSETIYRRFMSARVPDAAMMHYLSEVDYVDHFVWVMIDGVDPVADARFIRDEHDPTVAEIAFTVADAYQGRGIGSFLIGALSVAARVGGVERFSARMLSDNVPMRTIMDRYGAIWQREDIGVITTVIDVPGPRDLGFGRELAEQIRGVARQVIEAVS
- a CDS encoding dolichyl-phosphate-mannose--protein mannosyltransferase, which produces MTAPPQQTSGLAEERAVSVISPGPRVPIADFGPIDRMRGWIVTAVITLLAAVTRLLNLGSPTDAGTPIFDEKHYAPQAWQVLHNHGVEDNPGFGLVVHPPVGKQMIAIGEALFGYTGFGWRFSGAVLGIVLVALVTRIVRRITRSTLVGGIAGVLLICDGVSFVAARTALLDGFLTFFVVAAFGALIVDRDQVRQRMHVALTQNRVAETVWGPRLGVRWWRFGAGVLLGLAFATKWSGLYFMAFFGAMSLAFDVAARRQYQVPRPWLGTLRRDLLPTGYALALIPFTVYLASYAGWFASETAIDRHQVGQTIGPDSVIPLPDAVRSLWYYTAKAFHFHATLTNSAGNHHPWESKPWSWPMSLRPVLYAIDQQNVAGCGGQSCVRAEMLVGTPAMWWLAVPVLVYAGWRMFVRRDWRYAVVLVGYCAGWLPWFADIDRQMYFFYAATMAPFLVMAIALILGDILYQPGQNRERRTLGLIVVSCYVALVVTNFAWLFPILTGLPISQQIWNLEIWLPSWR
- a CDS encoding DUF5642 family protein, producing the protein MRPWWIGAMATVLAAACAQSPAPVTAPTHTSPPAHRATVNPANIKRLSRELPPGYEVTKDIPAGAAPRVVWGLGATAITVPAQCAILADPAGGRGQSAQGVSGSGAGGIVDAIVVSAPPGPLSPAAGLVAGCAQWTMSDGHTTASIRLSDPPRIDGAETAAMVADVRTSVESGTEIDSRTYTFVAYLGDYYAFTTLTTDPGSMLPPLPPQFAADLLVKTVSAVRG
- a CDS encoding class I SAM-dependent methyltransferase: MNTSQDPRELTRGLLAAPAVLRHGFLDVLGESTSSPVPTVAQKAMNSRFVATVYERLWRPTSFYLASGVTTRGEQRRAATALRLSRAHRLLDVACGPGNFTAPLARCLPAGGLAVGFDISEPMLTRAVVDNCGPQTCYVRGDARTLPFGDQTFDAVCCFGALYLMPEPFRVTGEMLRVLRPGGRIAILTSYAGQAAPVRKALTATADLIGLTMFDGHSFVDLFSSAGLVDIEQQTQRALQFVAATRPR
- a CDS encoding DUF5642 family protein translates to MSKVVLALAAVCLLVGCSPGASQSTKADIAKVIDVKSSFGPGFTVNDVPPRAIDPQFFAARKLPDGLSFDPANCAKAALGPQMPPGVQGNMAAVSAEGNGNRFVVIAVETSQQLPFNDPGKECGRIAFSGAQVRGGIEVVATPHIDGAQTLGVHRVLQALVDGSARTGELYDYSAQFGYYQVNVIANPLVVPNQPVAPVDVQRARDLLVKAVAAIRG
- the rsmI gene encoding 16S rRNA (cytidine(1402)-2'-O)-methyltransferase, translating into MSSGRLLLGATPLGQPADASPRLIDALAGADVVAAEDTRRVKTLARALDVEISGRVVSLFDRVEALRVTALVDAMQAGATVLVVSDAGLPVINDPGYRLVAACIDAGITVTCLPGPSAVTTALVVSGLPSDKFCFEGFAPRKGAARRAWLASLADEQRTCVFFESPRRLAACLRDAVDQLGGARPAAVCRELTKVHEEVVRGSLDELADWATGGVLGEITVVLAGAGATPYADLQSLVEEVETLVAAGIRVKDACSEVAAAHQGVRSRQLYDAVLLARRETGAAP
- a CDS encoding DUF732 domain-containing protein codes for the protein MGTAVKLLMGLLIGIFTTIGLAAPALGDASVDGDGRDVGFLAALQDAGITYSTPEHAVGSAHAMCTNLHHGESGLRAVQQVKIQNPPIDLETASRFAVIAAKYYCPEQLY